A single Lactuca sativa cultivar Salinas chromosome 8, Lsat_Salinas_v11, whole genome shotgun sequence DNA region contains:
- the LOC111920979 gene encoding uncharacterized protein LOC111920979 encodes MPKYAKFLKELLTNRRKMDEVKEVVLNENFSAAMLNKLPKKKGDPGSLTLPSQFGNLATIHALADSGTSVYLMPYSFFNKLDPPEPRPIRIAIHLANKTITFPRGICEDLLVKVDKFVFPADFIILDMEADPQVLIILGRPFLNTASAIVDMRDSKLTLRVGDDSVTFGVDQAMKHARHSDDTAFSIDMLDELMEEWHNEDPNKSAMEQPTRRVDSTYSPSSFEESQGIANSAPDSTSPLPVLDVFSMQNAKTVLKALPDHLEYAFLEDGQQKLVIIASDLSKSEKEELVKVLKNRKSSIAWSITDIKGISPSYFFHKINLEEAAKPVVQHQRSLTRTCKKWSRRK; translated from the coding sequence ATGCCAAAATATGCCAAATTCCTAAAGGAGCTTCTAACCAATAGAAGGAAGATGGATGAAGTAAAGGAAGTAGTTCTTAATGAGAATTTCTCAGCTGCCATGTTGAACAAGCTACCAAAGAAGAAGGGTGACCCGGGAAGCTTAACATTGCCTTCTCAATTTGGGAATTTGGCCACCATTCATGCTTTGGCCGATTCAGGAACAAGTGTATACCTCATGCCTTATTCATTTTTCAACAAACTAGATCCCCCGGAACCAAGGCCAATCCGAATAGCAATCCACTTAGCAAACAAAACTATTACATTTCCAAGAGGAATATGTGAAGATCTATTGGTGAAGGTAGATAAGTTCGTGTTTCCCGCGGACTTTATAATTCTAGACATGGAAGCGGATCCTCAAGTCCTGATCATCCTTGGAAGACCTTTCCTTAACACCGCAAGCGCTATAGTTGACATGCGAGATTCAAAACTTACTCTACGGGTGGGGGATGATTCAGTCACTTTTGGGGTTGATCAAGCCATGAAGCATGCAAGGCATAGTGATGACACGGCATTTTCAATTGATATGTTGGATGAATTGATGGAGGAATGGCATAATGAAGATCCAAACAAGTCCGCCATGGagcaacctactcgccgagtagactcgacctactcgccgagttcatttgAAGAATCCCAAGGAATCGCGAATTCTgcaccggactcgacgagtcccttacCTGTACTCGACGTATTCAGCATGCAGAACGCAAAAACTGTGCTCAAGGCATTACCAGATCACTTGGAGTATGCATTCCTTGAAGATGGTCAACAAAAACTAGTTATAATAGCTTCTGACCTCTCtaaatctgaaaaagaagaattaGTTAAAGTCTTGAAGAATAGGAAGAGTTCCATTGCATGGAGTATCACTGATATCAAGGGAATAAGCCCCTCTTATTTCTTTCACAAGATCAACCTGGAAGAAGCAGCAAAGCCGGTAGTGCAACACCAAAGAAGTTTAACCCGCACATGCAAGAAGTGGTCAAGAAGGAAGTAG